GACTCTTCCGAAGAGCCTTGCAGCGAAAGGGCCACAGAGGGAGCGCCGAAAGAGGCCAAGCTGCCCTCGAAATGTCGGCTTCCATCGACAAGAAGCCCTTCGGCGTAACGGAAATGAGGGGAGAGGAGCAGGATCCAATCGACGGGCAGCGGTTCCAGCCGCTTTTGCAGACACTCAAAACCGAGCAGCGTCTTTTCGGCGCTGCGGCGATGACTTCCCCCCACTTGAGGAACCACCACCGGCGGATGGGGGGTGAAAAGAGCCCACGCCCACATGGCGCTCACCTGCCTCCAGAGCGAAGTCGTAATGTTGCGACATTCGCATTGTACCACGGAGGGGAGAAAAGGTATACGTGAAAATCAAAAAATAGCCATGGCGTCGCCGAAGGAGAAAAAGCGGTAGCCCTCTCGGACAGCCCGTTCGTAAGCCTCGAAGGTGCGATCGTAGCCCAGGAAGGCTGCAACCAACATCAGTAGCGTGCTTTTAGGCAGGTGAAAATTGGTGATCAGACCGTCGACGACCCTAAAGGGGTAGCCGGGGTAGATGAAAAGGCGGGTACTCCGCACTCCGGGAGAGAGTATTCCTTTGTCGTCGGCAGAGGATTCGAGCGTGCGGACCACTGTCGTTCCGACGGCGATGACGCGCCCTCCCCGTTTCCGCGTCCTTTCCACGGCCGCGACGGCCTCTGCAGAGAGGATGCAGAGTTCTTCGTGCATGGGGTGAAGGCGGATGTCCTTCTCTTTGACGGGCCGGAACGTGCCGAGACCGACATGGAGGGTGACGTAAGCCCTCTCGACGCCTCCGGATTCGATCCGATCGAGGAGGGATCGGGTGAAGTGGAGGCCCGCCGTCGGGGCGGCGGCCGATCCCTCCTCGGCGGCATAAACGGTCTGATAGCGCTCGTCCGGAGCCTGGCTATCGTGGATATAGGGAGGAAGAGGGATTTCGCCGTGACGATCGAGATAGTTACGGACAGATTCGGGGTCGGGACCGATAAAGCGGATTTCCCTCGTCCCCTCCTCTCTCGAGGCGTTTACGAGAACCTCTACCCCTTCGGCCAGAACAACCACCGTCCCGGGAGGGAGCCTTCTCCCAGGGCGAACGAGGGCCTCCCACTCGCGCCACTCTCCGTCGAGGGGTTTGAGGAGCAGCACTTCAACGGCTCCTCCTCCTCTTTTTTTGGTGCCTCGCAGCCGTGCTCGGATCACTTTGGTGTCGTTCAGAACGAGCAGATCGCCGGGACACAAAAGATCGGGAAGATCGCAGAAGAGACGGTCCTCAAGGGGAGAACCTTTTCTGTCGGCTACGAGGAGTCGCGAGTGATCTCTCGGCTCGACGGGATTTTGGGCGATCTGAGACGGCGGCAGTTCGAAGTGGTAGCTATCGGGATCGTAAAAATCGACCAATCAGACACCTCGTGTGCTAATAAATTTTCTTCAACGTTGTTCCAGGATAGTAGTGTCCCAGGATTTTTTCGGCCTTCCATCCCTTTTCTGCCATGACTTTGGCCCCCCATTGAGACATGCCCACGCCATGGCCCCATCCCCGCCCTTCGAAGGTAAAGGACCCCGAAGAGCGAGGGCTTGCGACGACGGGAGCCGTCGGTTTGGACCCCTTGCCTTTCGAGGAGCGGGCCAGAGCCTTGTCGACATAGGATTGTCGCGTCTCGGGATGAAGCAACATATCCATCAGCTCATCCTTCGTGAAAGCCCCCTCCTGCGTCAGCGTGATGATCAGGTTGGGATCGTCCCCATCGACGGCACGGTCCTTGGCCGGCGGGGAGAGAATGGGGAGAGGCGATCGGGGCGTTCCACCGTCCGAAGATCGCAGCTCGAAACAGGTGCTGCGGATGACTTTGGAATCGGCGGCCATGCGGAAGGCATGGCTCTTGACCGTCGCTTCTCCGGCGGTCCCTTGAACTCGGAGAGAGACGGCTCTTCCTCCTTGGTCGCGTTCGGCCACGGAAAGGCCCGTCACCTCTCCGACGTTCACTCCCATTTTGCGAAAAATAGCCGTCATTTGAGTGGCCGTCAAGGTCGTTGACCATGTTTCATGGGGCGATCGAGAGGGAAAGGGTTCCTGACGGACCACAAGGTAGGGACGGCTGCCGCCCCAGACATCGCGCACGTCGGCTGTCCATCCTCCAGAATCGGAGTGGTAGGGCGTCAGGGCCAAGTTCCCCTGCCAGGTGACAACCACACCTCGAGTCGCGTCAATGCCTCGATCCAGGGTCGGGTCTTCGGCATTGACGCCGCGATAGACCTGGGCGTTATGGCTGTCGTCGAAGTCGTATCCCTTGGTTCCGCTCTGGCCTGCGTGGGAAATGGCGTAGGTCCTCGCCACGATGGCCTGAGCTCGGATGGCCTCCATGGGCCAGGCGGGATTGATCTCCATCTTGAGAACGCCTCTCAGGTAGTCTTCGACGTCGATGACATTGACCACCACCCACCCTTGCGAGCCCTTTCGAACTTCCATTTTCCCCCTGTAGGGACGTCCGTTCCAGGAGAGGGGGGCCTTGGCGGAGACGGAGACGGGGCCGATCAGTTTTTTCCCCCCGACGGAAGCGGTCCCATCATCGTTGAAGGTCAGGACTGCCTTGGTGCCTCCCCCCATCGATTTGCCTTTGCCGTCGGAGAGCGTCATGGCCGCCGGCGACGTCAGGGTGCCACCGCTTTTGTCCCCGTCGATGCGGACCCGCACGGTCTGCGTCGCTCCTTCGGCGGAAAGGGGCAGAAGGGATAAAAGGAGAAACAGGGCCGACAGGAGATAGAGTCGCCGTTGCTTCACGAGGTCACGCTCCTTCATGGAGAATCTGGTGGTGTCATCGCAGCCAGCGCCCGATGATGTGGGCCGCAAGCGAGAGGACAAGGCTTACGAGAATCATGGAGGTCAAGGGGAAAAAGAAGCGGAAATTTCCTCGACGAAAGACCCAATCGCCGGGCAGATGTCCCAAGGGCAGAGAGAGGCGTGATGCCGCCACAAGGCAGGCGCCGCAGACCAGAAGGGCCAGGCCGAGCCCCATCACCAGACGCCCCAGGGCGGACACGTCAGGCCTCCTCCGGATCGTCGACGAGAACCAGCTGTTCTCCCCATCCCATGGGAGGGCGCAACCCGAGATACTGAAAAGCTCTCGTCGTTCCCCTTCGGCCTCGGGGAGTTCTTTCGAGAAAGCCCTTCTGAATCAGATAGGGCTCGTAAATATCCTCGATCGTCTGAGCTTCCTCGTTGAGGGCCGCTGCCAAAGTCGCCAGTCCAACGGGGCCTCCCCCGAAAAGACCGACGAGGGCCTTCAGGAGCCGACGATCCCCTTCGTCGAGCCCCAGTCCGTCGACGCCGAGCATGGAGAGGGCCTCGGAAGCCAAGGCGGCATCGACGACGGTCGCCCCGCGCACTTCAGCCACATCGCGAACGCGGCGCAGAAGGCGGAGAGCGACGCGGGGCGTCCCACGGGAACGGCCCGCGATCTCGAAAGCCGCCTCTTTGCAAAGATCCAGTTCGAAAAGGACGGAAGCCCGCATCAGAATATCCTGAAGGGACTCGGGGCCGTAAAGCTGCAGCTGCTCGACGATGCCGAAACGGGCTCGCAGCGGAGAGGTCAACAGCCCCAGACGTGTCGTGGCTCCGATAAGCGTAAACGGAGGAAGCTGAAGGCGAATGCTTCGGGCCAGGGGGCCCTTGCCGACGATGATATCCAAAGCATAATCCTCCATTGCAGGGTAGAGGACCTCCTCCACCGCGGGAGAAAGACGATGGATCTCATCGATGAAAAGCACATCGTTGGCCTGAACGTTGGAGAGGATGGCCGCCAAATCACCGGCCCGCTCCAGAGCCGGTCCCGACGTCAGACGAATCTGACTGCCCATTTCGTGAGAGATGATGCCAGCTAACGTCGTTTTTCCCAATCCGGGCGGGCCGTAAAAGAGGGTGTGGTCGAGAGGTTCTCCTCTCCGCTTCGCTGCCTGGATGAAGATAGAGAGCTTGGCGCTCATCTCCTCCTGGCCGACGAAGTCCTGAAGGTACTGAGGGCGGAGATGGAGCCCTTCGTCCTCTCTCTGAGAGACGGAAGTGACGATTCGATCTCTTTCGTCAGTCACGGGGCTTCACCTCAGCTCTTCCGAAGTTCGCGAAGCGATTCCTGAAGCAGAAGGGACTCCGTCATCTTTTCGGCTTCGATACGAAGCGAGGCCCGATTGAGGGCGACGGAAGCCTCCGATCGTCCGAAGCCGAGACCTAAAAGAGCCTCAAGCACGACGGAGACAACATCGGGATAGGGCGCTTCGCGACGACGGGAGCCCTCCTCTCCTGAGATGTCCTCGAAGTCGGCGAGTTTACCCTTCAACTCGAAACAGAGCCTCTCGGCCGTCTTTTTCCCGACGCCGGGCACGCGGGAAAGAAGGGCCACATCGCCGCTCTGAAGGGCACGCACGAAATCCTCCATCGTGAGCGATCGCAGCAGGGAGAGGGCAATTTTACCACCGATGCCTTTGACGGAGAGCAACGTGCGAAAAAGCTGTCGCTCACGTCCATCGGCAAAACCGAAGAGGATCGGCCCCGTCTCGGGAAGCTGAAGAACCACATCCATTTCGATCTCCTCGTCGACGCAGCAGCGCTCCTCGCAGCGACGGGAACAAAAAACCTCCAGCCCGAGGCCGTTGACGTCGACAATGACGGAATCGGCCTTTTCCAGGACACGGCCACGCAGACGTCTCAGCAAGAGAGGTCACCTCCATCGATTCGGCGGCCAAACTGCTCCATGGCCAAGGCAGCTATGGCTGCGGCCAGGGCATCGGCGGCATCATCGGGACGGGGACGTTCGTCAAGGCCGAGAAGGCGTTGAACCATCCC
The DNA window shown above is from Aminithiophilus ramosus and carries:
- a CDS encoding SpoIID/LytB domain-containing protein, translating into MKQRRLYLLSALFLLLSLLPLSAEGATQTVRVRIDGDKSGGTLTSPAAMTLSDGKGKSMGGGTKAVLTFNDDGTASVGGKKLIGPVSVSAKAPLSWNGRPYRGKMEVRKGSQGWVVVNVIDVEDYLRGVLKMEINPAWPMEAIRAQAIVARTYAISHAGQSGTKGYDFDDSHNAQVYRGVNAEDPTLDRGIDATRGVVVTWQGNLALTPYHSDSGGWTADVRDVWGGSRPYLVVRQEPFPSRSPHETWSTTLTATQMTAIFRKMGVNVGEVTGLSVAERDQGGRAVSLRVQGTAGEATVKSHAFRMAADSKVIRSTCFELRSSDGGTPRSPLPILSPPAKDRAVDGDDPNLIITLTQEGAFTKDELMDMLLHPETRQSYVDKALARSSKGKGSKPTAPVVASPRSSGSFTFEGRGWGHGVGMSQWGAKVMAEKGWKAEKILGHYYPGTTLKKIY
- the queA gene encoding tRNA preQ1(34) S-adenosylmethionine ribosyltransferase-isomerase QueA, encoding MVDFYDPDSYHFELPPSQIAQNPVEPRDHSRLLVADRKGSPLEDRLFCDLPDLLCPGDLLVLNDTKVIRARLRGTKKRGGGAVEVLLLKPLDGEWREWEALVRPGRRLPPGTVVVLAEGVEVLVNASREEGTREIRFIGPDPESVRNYLDRHGEIPLPPYIHDSQAPDERYQTVYAAEEGSAAAPTAGLHFTRSLLDRIESGGVERAYVTLHVGLGTFRPVKEKDIRLHPMHEELCILSAEAVAAVERTRKRGGRVIAVGTTVVRTLESSADDKGILSPGVRSTRLFIYPGYPFRVVDGLITNFHLPKSTLLMLVAAFLGYDRTFEAYERAVREGYRFFSFGDAMAIF
- the ruvB gene encoding Holliday junction branch migration DNA helicase RuvB → MTDERDRIVTSVSQREDEGLHLRPQYLQDFVGQEEMSAKLSIFIQAAKRRGEPLDHTLFYGPPGLGKTTLAGIISHEMGSQIRLTSGPALERAGDLAAILSNVQANDVLFIDEIHRLSPAVEEVLYPAMEDYALDIIVGKGPLARSIRLQLPPFTLIGATTRLGLLTSPLRARFGIVEQLQLYGPESLQDILMRASVLFELDLCKEAAFEIAGRSRGTPRVALRLLRRVRDVAEVRGATVVDAALASEALSMLGVDGLGLDEGDRRLLKALVGLFGGGPVGLATLAAALNEEAQTIEDIYEPYLIQKGFLERTPRGRRGTTRAFQYLGLRPPMGWGEQLVLVDDPEEA
- the ruvA gene encoding Holliday junction branch migration protein RuvA, whose amino-acid sequence is MLRRLRGRVLEKADSVIVDVNGLGLEVFCSRRCEERCCVDEEIEMDVVLQLPETGPILFGFADGRERQLFRTLLSVKGIGGKIALSLLRSLTMEDFVRALQSGDVALLSRVPGVGKKTAERLCFELKGKLADFEDISGEEGSRRREAPYPDVVSVVLEALLGLGFGRSEASVALNRASLRIEAEKMTESLLLQESLRELRKS
- a CDS encoding DUF2905 domain-containing protein, whose protein sequence is MSALGRLVMGLGLALLVCGACLVAASRLSLPLGHLPGDWVFRRGNFRFFFPLTSMILVSLVLSLAAHIIGRWLR